The following are encoded in a window of Arthrobacter sp. OAP107 genomic DNA:
- a CDS encoding A24 family peptidase produces the protein MIQRLGELWEAAPPAFWLLLAACAYFAVIAVRLTVIDVRHHLLPNRIIFPSYGVAGVLLLGAVLILAVGDPSGVPDGAARLFGVPALRIVAGGAVLWLFYFVLRLVYPPGMGFGDVKLAGVLGLYLGYLGWPHVFAGTFAAFLLGGIWSIGLLALRRGTLKSAIPFGPFMLAGAAAAMVLLPA, from the coding sequence GTGATCCAACGACTGGGGGAACTGTGGGAAGCGGCACCGCCGGCGTTCTGGCTGCTGCTGGCCGCGTGCGCCTACTTCGCCGTGATCGCGGTGCGGCTCACGGTCATCGATGTCCGTCACCACCTCCTGCCGAACCGGATCATCTTCCCCTCCTACGGCGTGGCCGGGGTGCTGCTGCTGGGGGCCGTGCTCATTCTCGCCGTCGGGGATCCGTCGGGAGTGCCCGACGGCGCGGCCCGGCTTTTCGGCGTTCCTGCGCTGAGGATTGTGGCAGGGGGAGCGGTGCTGTGGCTCTTCTACTTCGTGCTGCGCCTCGTGTACCCGCCGGGCATGGGGTTCGGTGACGTGAAACTGGCCGGCGTCCTGGGTCTGTACCTGGGTTACCTCGGCTGGCCGCACGTTTTCGCGGGGACGTTCGCCGCGTTCCTGCTCGGCGGGATCTGGAGCATCGGCCTGCTGGCACTGCGGCGCGGGACGCTCAAGTCGGCCATTCCGTTCGGGCCGTTCATGCTGGCCGGTGCAGCCGCGGCGATGGTCCTCCTCCCCGCCTGA